The following are from one region of the Candidatus Poribacteria bacterium genome:
- a CDS encoding ABC transporter permease, with protein sequence MKLRDAITAGVKPLAQNKLRAGLSILGIFIGIAGVLCMIAIGDGAKRIIAQNLEMMGGANQIAFWTRTTIWKGPRLVRRTTERYTLEDASAVEAECPDVLYVLPKVEDFNTFVSSRNGNQAKTRLEGITTDYALGMGWDVHAGRFFSDSDIENAKQVCVLGANTASELFGKTSPIGQEVKVRYHWRQSQMGSIQHCGRRSFHLPMHSTPRINIYAVHPATSCKFLTQKAFHFFLHSLHLRVIIYTVA encoded by the coding sequence ATGAAACTTCGTGATGCTATCACCGCCGGCGTAAAGCCCCTCGCGCAAAATAAACTCCGTGCAGGCTTGTCCATTCTCGGCATCTTCATCGGGATTGCGGGGGTGCTGTGTATGATCGCTATCGGCGATGGTGCGAAGCGCATCATCGCTCAAAACCTTGAAATGATGGGGGGTGCCAATCAAATCGCATTCTGGACACGGACGACTATTTGGAAAGGTCCTCGGCTTGTCCGACGCACTACGGAGCGATATACCCTTGAGGACGCTTCTGCAGTTGAGGCAGAATGCCCCGATGTGCTGTATGTCTTACCTAAAGTGGAAGACTTCAACACCTTTGTTAGCAGTCGAAACGGGAATCAAGCGAAAACGCGTTTAGAAGGTATCACAACAGACTATGCCCTCGGCATGGGATGGGACGTTCATGCCGGTAGATTCTTTTCCGACAGTGATATCGAAAATGCGAAGCAGGTCTGCGTCTTGGGTGCTAACACCGCCAGTGAGCTTTTTGGAAAGACATCCCCCATTGGACAAGAGGTGAAGGTTCGGTATCATTGGCGGCAATCGCAGATGGGGTCTATCCAGCACTGCGGGCGGCGCAGCTTTCACCTACCGATGCACTCCACACCGAGAATTAACATTTACGCCGTCCATCCAGCCACGTCCTGCAAATTCCTAACGCAGAAAGCATTCCATTTTTTTTTGCATTCCCTACATCTCCGTGTTATAATATATACCGTTGCTTGA